The Primulina huaijiensis isolate GDHJ02 chromosome 12, ASM1229523v2, whole genome shotgun sequence genome has a window encoding:
- the LOC140989681 gene encoding single-strand DNA endonuclease 1 has translation MGVKNLWDILESCKKTLPLHHLQNKRVCVDLSCWMVQLQSVNRSHCATKEKVYLRGLFHRLRALIALNCSLIFVTDGAIPAVKLSTYRRRLNNAENEAIADAANHCKVSSIKRNMGSEFSRMIKEAEVLALALGIPCLNGLEEAEAQCALLNSESLCDGCFTTDSDAFLFGARTVYRDICLGEGGYVICYEMDDIERFLGFGRNSLISLAVLLGSDYTQGVRGFGPESACQFVKSIGDSTVLRRLALEGLSIVKKQKSSKRKEQTLTSKHEEHFAILKTNFVGNGCNLPIDNQFLKVIDAYLKPKCHSAESVAVHRALSLYTFGRSQLHQICAQFFDWPPEKTDEYILPKIAERDLRRFSNLCYTSSQLGVHLPIDEMPVKCPVSSIVKKRISRGRDYFEVTWEDMHGLKASVVPADLVESACPEKIMEFHERKAQEKKPKHKSRPKKVGKTVLKEIDDKLRELVLDSERDTNNTDIIGGLVPEEISTSTHVDMLNPRTCHGSKLKVNSRGGEEGKNGVSSSSDCYATGLSFPETEIIDLMSPSPSVRARGISECQHVKCIDVELSESDNDVSPEHARKARELRLFIARIGDRNS, from the exons CCA GAACAAGAGGGTATGCGTGGATTTGTCTTGTTGGATGGTTCAACTTCAAAGTGTGAATAGATCTCACTGTGCGACGAAAGAGAAGGTTTATTTGAGGGGTTTGTTCCACCGCCTAAGAGCTCTCATTGCCTTGAATTGTAGTCTTATCTTTGTTACAG ATGGAGCAATTCCTGCTGTCAAATTATCTACATACAGGCGCCGCTTAAATAATGCAGAGAACGAA GCCATTGCAGATGCTGCAAATCATTGTAAAGTATCGTCTATTAAAAGAAACATGGGATCTGAGTTTTCACGAATGATAAAGGAAGCCGAAGTTCTAGCTTTGGCGCTTGGTATTCCATGCCTGAATGG ACTTGAGGAGGCTGAAGCTCAATGTGCATTGCTAAACTCAGAATCGTTATGC GATGGATGTTTCACGACAGATTCTGATGCTTTTTTGTTTGGGGCGAGAACGGTCTACAGAGATATTTGTCTTG GTGAAGGTGGTTATGTTATTTGCTATGAAATGGATGATATTGAGAGATTTCTCGGATTTGGAAGGAATTCCTTG ATTTCTCTAGCTGTTCTTCTAGGCAGTGATTATACACAAGGAGTTCGTGGTTTTGGACCG gAGTCAGCTTGTCAGTTTGTCAAATCTATCGGTGACTCCACTGTTCTTCGACGTCTTGCATTAGAGGGATTGTCAATTGTAAAGAAACAAAAGAGCTCCAAAAGAAAAGAACAAACTTTAACAAGCAAACATGAAGAGCACTTTGCCATTCTCAAGACTAATTTTGTTG GGAATGGGTGTAATTTGCCTATCGACaatcagtttttgaaagtgaTTGATGCATACTTGAAGCCAAAATGCCATTCTGCGGAATCAGTTGCCGTGCACAG GGCTCTTTCTCTATATACCTTTGGTCGTAGCCAGTTGCATCAGATATGTGCTCAGTTTTTTGACTGGCCTCCAGAGAAAACAG ACGAATACATTCTTCCGAAGATCGCTGAAAGAGACTTGAGGCGATTCTCTAACCTTTGCTACACCTCATCACAACTTGGAGTCCATCTGCCTATAGACGAG ATGCCAGTCAAGTGTCCTGTATCTAGCATTGTTAAGAAGAGAATATCTCGAGGAAGAGACTACTTTGAGGTTACTTGGGAAGACATGCATGGGCTCAAAGCATCTGTGGTACCTGCCGATCTTGTGGAGAG TGCTTGTCCCGAAAAGATTATGGAATTTCATGAAAGGAAAGCTCAAGAGAAGAAACCGAAGCATAAGTCGAGGCCAAAGAAAGTAGGGAAGACAGTTCTGAAGGAAATTGATGATAAGCTACGGGAACTTGTGCTTGATAGTGAGCGAGACACGAACAATACTGATATTATAGGAGGATTGGTACCAGAGGAGATCAGTACCTCCACCCATGTTGATATGCTCAACCCAAGGACATGCCATGGTTCCAAGTTGAAGGTTAACAGTCGAGGAGGCGAAGAAGGGAAGAATGGGGTTAGCTCCAGTTCAGATTGCTATGCCACTGGTTTGAGTTTCCCTGAAACAGAAATAATTGATTTGATGAGCCCTTCACCATCAGTACGTGCTCGTGGCATTTCTGAATGCCAACATGTGAAGTGCATTGATGTTGAGTTGAGCGAGTCGGATAATGATGTTTCACCTGAACACGCAAGAAAAGCCAGGGAGCTCAGATTGTTCATAGCCAGAATAGGAGATCGAAACTCTTGA
- the LOC140989680 gene encoding uncharacterized protein, translated as MGEADADAEPENVMTELQTKELRQQCGESDSEEDPEEDRENGLYEEISEDPENVMNEESEEAASEVEIYEESDEDPGNTMVAVSEDDPEEEINEENDCDPEDEVHEEPDENPEEEIYEEPEEESEEEIVEDLADDPEEEMDEEPEEESEEEIVEDLEDDPEEEIDEESDEEQAVENSNLSLLRGGSADVKGLGHKLNDSADGESRNKMVAIKTSGPISSTVTPSELHQSNNVTKLVQHSSRLGKMTLEGCKSQKMIQNEENLKSESNGTFATSEFDGKIGLLSVTVNDDCASKQQEPDTSSRKHKQSRWDLRAEEETPLIAETGKRRKTRWDNDDSRNFLFQVSSSLELSTNQEVLRLKERLIEINKMLQSSEINGKETAEEISPQKPDNISHGMKINACARRKLKKSQRKILSQLATLLSCQSPYPFTEKIFVPVGEYPTYKFIGLILGPKGNTQKRMEKETGAKIRLRGKGFGDHSEAEELHVLVEADNQRALNAAKTMVEKLLIPVADENNEHKKAQLTELAKMRGTYKDQNTCQLCKEQGHRQYACPLKDSSFNAACCDTCGGFDHPTSKCKSNEKSNKEVDNSTLYVGYLSQVTDETRLKELFLPFGKIIKAAVIKDPMTGLSKGYGFVEFDKSSDASAAVTYMNGYKMAGKVLAVRIAGQKPVPAPPPTPVPSVIYGQISGIYGREPSMFPGAQVSFSTSESSYFPYSSGTVARTVGSTIPPYAATSIIYPRMNNNDVSSREFSCQITSSFSNSAISHFHCNPDTRTQFKSYITSSQFNPYITNPAMDEFRTFSQITETEDKPNYGQGYRLS; from the coding sequence ATGGGAGAagctgatgctgatgctgaaCCTGAGAATGTTATGACTGAGCTACAAACCAAGGAGTTGAGACAGCAGTGTGGTGAGAGTGACAGTGAGGAAGACCCTGAAGAAGATCGAGAAAACGGGTTGTATGAGGAAATTTCTGAAGATCCTGAAAATGTAATGAATGAGGAATCTGAAGAAGCAGCTTCGGAGGTAGAAATATATGAGGAATCTGATGAAGATCCTGGAAATACCATGGTTGCGGTGTCTGAAGATGATCCAGAAGAGGAAATAAACGAGGAAAATGATTGTGATCCAGAGGATGAAGTACACGAGGAGCCTGATGAAAATCCAGAGGAAGAAATATATGAAGAACCCGAAGAAGAATCGGAAGAGGAAATAGTTGAGGATCTTGCAGATGATCCAGAAGAAGAAATGGATGAAGAACCTGAAGAAGAATCAGAAGAGGAAATAGTCGAGGATCTAGAAGATGATCCAGAAGAGGAAATAGACGAGGAATCGGATGAAGAGCAAGCGGTGGAAAATTCTAATCTCTCTCTTTTAAGGGGTGGTAGTGCAGATGTTAAGGGTTTGGGGCATAAACTCAATGACAGTGCTGATGGAGAAAGCAGAAATAAAATGGTTGCTATAAAGACGAGTGGACCCATTTCAAGTACTGTCACTCCATCAGAGTTACACCAGAGTAATAATGTAACCAAACTTGTTCAGCATTCCTCAAGATTGGGAAAAATGACACTAGAAGGCTGTAAATCACAGAAGATGATTCAGAATGAAGAAAACTTGAAGTCCGAATCAAATGGTACATTTGCTACAAGCGAGTTTGATGGTAAAATAGGACTTCTTAGTGTCACTGTCAATGATGATTGTGCTTCTAAACAGCAGGAGCCTGATACAAGTTCTAGAAAACACAAGCAGAGTCGGTGGGATCTCAGAGCTGAAGAGGAAACTCCTTTAATTGCTGAGACTGGTAAAAGAAGGAAAACAAGGTGGGATAATGATGATTCTCGAAATTTCTTGTTTCAGGTATCAAGCTCCTTGGAGCTTTCAACGAACCAAGAGGTCTTGAGGTTGAAGGAGAGGTTAATAGAAATAAACAAAATGCTGCAAAGTTCGGAGATTAATGGTAAGGAAACTGCAGAAGAAATATCCCCTCAGAAACCAGATAACATTAGCCATGGCATGAAGATAAATGCATGTGCACGGAGGAAACTCAAGAAAAGTCAACGAAAAATTTTATCTCAGTTAGCTACACTATTATCCTGTCAAAGTCCTTACCCTTTTACAGAGAAAATTTTTGTTCCTGTGGGGGAGTATCCAACCTATAAATTCATAGGTCTTATTCTTGGACCTAAGGGAAATACACAAAAGAGAATGGAGAAGGAAACTGGAGCAAAGATTCGTCTAAGAGGAAAAGGTTTTGGGGACCATTCTGAGGCTGAAGAATTACATGTCCTCGTGGAGGCTGACAACCAAAGGGCATTGAATGCTGCCAAGACTATGGTTGAGAAGCTGCTTATTCCGGTGGCCGATGAAAATAATGAACACAAAAAAGCTCAGTTAACAGAGCTTGCAAAAATGAGGGGAACATATAAAGATCAAAACACATGCCAGTTGTGCAAGGAGCAAGGCCACAGACAATATGCTTGCCCTCTGAAAGATTCCAGTTTTAATGCTGCTTGTTGTGACACATGCGGAGGTTTTGACCATCCCACATCAAAATGTAAATCAAATGAAAAATCAAACAAAGAGGTGGACAATTCAACTCTTTATGTGGGCTATCTATCCCAGGTAACTGATGAAACAAGGTTAAAAGAGCTATTCTTGCCGTTCGGTAAAATCATCAAGGCTGCAGTAATCAAGGATCCAATGACAGGTCTCAGTAAAGGTTATGGATTTGTTGAATTCGACAAGTCCTCTGATGCATCTGCAGCTGTCACATACATGAATGGGTACAAAATGGCAGGTAAAGTTTTGGCAGTTAGAATAGCTGGGCAGAAACCTGTTCCAGCTCCCCCACCTACGCCTGTTCCATCTGTTATTTATGGTCAGATTAGTGGCATCTACGGCCGTGAACCATCAATGTTTCCTGGGGCTCAAGTCTCCTTCTCAACCAGCGAAAGTTCATATTTTCCCTATTCTTCTGGTACTGTTGCTAGAACTGTGGGTTCGACCATCCCTCCATATGCCGCGACTAGCATCATTTACCCAAGGATGAATAATAATGATGTCTCTAGTCGTGAATTTTCTTGCCAGATCACCAGTTCATTTTCCAATTCAGCAATATCCCATTTCCATTGTAATCCAGATACCCGTACCCAATTCAAGTCGTACATCACCAGTTCCCAGTTCAATCCCTACATCACTAATCCAGCCATGGATGAATTTCGAACATTCAGTCAGATTACAGAGACTGAAGATAAACCCAATTATGGGCAAGGTTATCGGCTTTCATGA